TCGAAGGTGTATCGAATGCAGCCAGCCAGCGCCTGCATCGTGTGCGGCCCAATGCGCCCGAGGCGTCTGGTGATCAGTCCTCGGTGCAGCGTGACAAGCTTGTCCAGGCGAATCCGCGAAGGCACCTTAAGGCCGGTTGCCGAGAATTCCGGATCCGAAGGAAGCATCGGGTGACTGGACGGTGATATCAGGCCAACGGCCTGTGACGTGACAATGGC
The Chloroflexota bacterium DNA segment above includes these coding regions:
- a CDS encoding type II toxin-antitoxin system PemK/MazF family toxin; the protein is MPFPFTDLTGAKRRPAVIVGRIESDDLLLAIVTSQAVGLISPSSHPMLPSDPEFSATGLKVPSRIRLDKLVTLHRGLITRRLGRIGPHTMQALAGCIRYTFEL